The Streptomyces puniciscabiei genomic interval GACGTTGCCCTGGTGGTCGTAGACCTGCTCCACGATCAGCCGGCCGCTCAGCGGCTCGTACGCCAGCACGCCCCAGCCGGAGCCCTGGGTGGTGGCGGCGGCCTTGGAGAGCTGGGCCTTGAAGGCGGCGAAGGAGCCGAAGGACTCCCTGATCGCGTCCGCCAGCTCGCCCACGCCGTCGGCCGCGAGCGGCTCGCCGCCGCCGTCCTTCGGGCCGGTCATGTTCTGCCAGTAGATGCTGTGCAGGATGTGCCCGGAGAGGTGGAAGGCCAGGTTCTTCTCCAGCCCGTTGATGGATCCCCAGGACTCCTTGTCCCGCGCCTCGGCGAGCTGCTCCAGGGTGTCGTTGGCGCCCTTCACATAGGCCGCGTGGTGCTTGTCGTGGTGCAGTTCGATGATCTCCGGGCTGATCACGGGGGCCAGCGCGGAGTAGTCGTAGGGCAGGTCGGGCAGCGAGTAGACGGGCATGGGTGATCCCCTCCGAGACCTTATTGCAAGTCTGTTGCAACTACACGCTAGCAACAATTGCGCCCGGGGAACACAAAGGCCCCCACGTGTGTCACGCGGGGGCCTTGCCGGAGCCGGGCTGTCAGCGACCGGCGCGGGCCCGCTGCCAGAGGTAGCCCACGACCGCCAGGAACAGGGTCATGCCGCCGGTGGAGTAGAGCTGGACGCGGGTGTCCGGCTCGCGGGCCATCAGGACGAAGATCGCCACCATGCCGGCCAGCGCGACCCAGGTCAGCCAGGGGAACGCCCACATGCGCACGACCAGCTTCTCGGGGGTCTCGCGCTCGATACGGCGGCGCAGCAGCAGCTGGGAGACCGCGATGAAGATCCAGACGACCAGGATGACCGCGCCGATCATGTTCAGCAGCCAGGGGAAGACCCGGTCCGGGCTCCAGTAGCTGAGCAGCACGCAGACGAAACCGAAGAAGCAGGAGGTGAGTACGGCGATGCGGGGAACCCCGCCGGACAGCCTGATCAGCGTCCTCGGGCCCTGGCCGCGCTCGACCAGCGAGTAGGCGATGCGCGAGGAGCCGTAGATGTTGGCGTTCATCGCGGACAGCAGGGCGACCAGGATGACCACCTTCATCAGCTGGCCGGCGCCGGGGATGCCGAGGTGGTCGAGCGTGGCGACGTACGGGCCCTTCTCGACGACCGCCTTGGAGTCCCACGGGACCAGGGTGACGACGACCGCCATGGAGCCGATGTAGAACAGGGCGATGCGCCACATCGCCGTACGGACGGCGGAGGCCACGCCCTTGACCGGGTTCTCCGACTCGGCCGCGGCGATGGTGACCGTCTCCATGCCGCCGTAGGAGAAGACGGACGCGAGCAGGCCGATGATCAGGCCCTCGCTGCCGTGCGGGAAGAAGTGGGTGAGGTGCGAGGTGCCGGGGGAGTCCGTGCCGGGCAGGACGCCCGCGACGGCCAGGGCGCCCAGGATCAGGAACAGGCTGATCGCGCCCACCTTCAGCGCGGCGAACCAGAACTCGAACTCGCCGAAGTTCTTCACCGCGGCCAGGTTCGCGCCGCAGAACACCACCATGAACAGGGCCACCCACATCCACTGCGGGGTGCCGGGCAGCCAGCCCTGGACGATCTTCGCGGCGCCGATGCCCTCCAGGCCGACGGCCGTGCACAGCAGCACCCAGAAGGACCAGCCGGCGGCGAAGCCCGCCCACGGGCCGATCGCCCGCTCGGCGTGCGCGGAGAAGGAGCCCGACGACGGGTAGGCGGCCGACATCTCACCCAGCATCCGCATCACCAGCATCACCAGCAGGCCGGAGAGCGTGTACGCGAGGACGATGGACGGACCTGCGGCGGCGATGCCCGCGCCGGAGCCGACGAACAGGCCCGCGCCGATGACGCCGCCCAGGGCGATCATCGACAGATGGCGCTGCTTGAGGCCGTGGGAGAGGGAGGCGCCGTCCTGCTGCTGGGGTGGCGTCTCGGTGGTCGTACTGCTGGGCATGGGCGCGGTTCTCCCGGGCAAGGCAATGGGCGGGCAAAAACCCCGCCAGTCTGGGCGGCCCGTCCGCTGACGCGGAGGGACCGCCCAGTATCCGGACACCCTCTGTGCGGAGGGTGGCGATCCGGTTACGCCGCCGCGAGCACCGGCGTGTAGTGCGAGGCGTCGCCCTCGATCGAGTAGCTCTCCTTGCCCTCGATGCCGACCGGCACGTCACCGGCGACGGTCACCCGGTGCAGCCGGCGCGGCCGTCCGTCGTAGTTGTCGATGGCGTAGTGCTGGGTGATCCGGTTGTCGAAGAGCACCAGCTCGTTCTCCGCCCAGCGGTGGCGCAGGATGTTCTCCGGCCGGGTGATGTACGCCTGGAACAGGTCCAGGATCTTGCGGGACTCGCCGACCGACAGGCCCACGATCCGCTGCGCGAACCCGCCGATGAACAGACCCCGCTCCCCGGTCAGCGGGTGCACCCGGACCACCGGGTGCGCGGTGCGGTACCGGATGGAGGTGAACTGGGCGCGCTGGGCGGCCTGCTCCTCGTCGATCTCCTCGTCCGGTACGGCGTAGTCGTAGTCGTTGGTGTGCTCGGCCCACAGGGTGTCGGCCAGGCGGCGCAGCGGCTCGGGCAGGTCCCGGTAGGCGGCGGCCGCGTTGGCGATCAGGGTCTCGCCGCCGTACGGCGGGACGGTGATCGAGCGCAGGGTGCTGGCCTGCGGCGGGTTGAGCACGAAGGTCACATCGGTGTGCCAGTGGTTGGCGCGGCCCCGCTCGCTGTCCACGGGCAGCACGTTCGGCGCGCCGTCGACCGCGCCGACCGTCGGGTGCGCGGTGGTCAGGTCGCCGAAGTGGCGGGCGAAGGCCTGCTGTCCGGCGTCGTCCAGGCTGCCCGCGTCGAAGACGAGCGCCTTGTGGACGTTGAGGGCCTCGCGGATCGCGGTGACCTCCTCCGGCGCGAGCGGCCTGGTGATGTCGACGCCGGAGACACGGGCGCCGATGCGAGCGGTGACCTTGGTGATCTCGATGGACATGTGCGGGTCCTTTCAGACGAGGGCGGGGGCCGGGCTCAGGTACTGGTTGGCGGGTCGGGGGAGGCCGTAGCGCTCCCGGAGGGTCTGGCGGGGTCCGTAGGCGTCGCGGAACAGGCCGCGGGCGCGCAGCAGCGGTACGACGTGCTCGACGAAGGCGTC includes:
- a CDS encoding superoxide dismutase, whose amino-acid sequence is MPVYSLPDLPYDYSALAPVISPEIIELHHDKHHAAYVKGANDTLEQLAEARDKESWGSINGLEKNLAFHLSGHILHSIYWQNMTGPKDGGGEPLAADGVGELADAIRESFGSFAAFKAQLSKAAATTQGSGWGVLAYEPLSGRLIVEQVYDHQGNVGLGSTPVLVFDAWEHAFYLQYRNQKADFVEAMWQVVNWQDVARRYAAAKSRANVLLPAP
- a CDS encoding amino acid permease, with amino-acid sequence MPSSTTTETPPQQQDGASLSHGLKQRHLSMIALGGVIGAGLFVGSGAGIAAAGPSIVLAYTLSGLLVMLVMRMLGEMSAAYPSSGSFSAHAERAIGPWAGFAAGWSFWVLLCTAVGLEGIGAAKIVQGWLPGTPQWMWVALFMVVFCGANLAAVKNFGEFEFWFAALKVGAISLFLILGALAVAGVLPGTDSPGTSHLTHFFPHGSEGLIIGLLASVFSYGGMETVTIAAAESENPVKGVASAVRTAMWRIALFYIGSMAVVVTLVPWDSKAVVEKGPYVATLDHLGIPGAGQLMKVVILVALLSAMNANIYGSSRIAYSLVERGQGPRTLIRLSGGVPRIAVLTSCFFGFVCVLLSYWSPDRVFPWLLNMIGAVILVVWIFIAVSQLLLRRRIERETPEKLVVRMWAFPWLTWVALAGMVAIFVLMAREPDTRVQLYSTGGMTLFLAVVGYLWQRARAGR
- a CDS encoding TauD/TfdA dioxygenase family protein, producing MSIEITKVTARIGARVSGVDITRPLAPEEVTAIREALNVHKALVFDAGSLDDAGQQAFARHFGDLTTAHPTVGAVDGAPNVLPVDSERGRANHWHTDVTFVLNPPQASTLRSITVPPYGGETLIANAAAAYRDLPEPLRRLADTLWAEHTNDYDYAVPDEEIDEEQAAQRAQFTSIRYRTAHPVVRVHPLTGERGLFIGGFAQRIVGLSVGESRKILDLFQAYITRPENILRHRWAENELVLFDNRITQHYAIDNYDGRPRRLHRVTVAGDVPVGIEGKESYSIEGDASHYTPVLAAA